One region of Aeromicrobium sp. Sec7.5 genomic DNA includes:
- a CDS encoding acyl-CoA dehydrogenase family protein has protein sequence MSDMFVLSEEHQAIREAVRAVAENKIAPYAAQVDEEARYPHEAAAALLASDFHAPHVPEEYGGAGADALATVLVIEEVARVCVSSSLIPAVNKLGSLPVQIGGGDYVKKTYLSKLAAGEGGFSYCLSEPDAGSDAANQKTRATRDGDDWVLNGTKRWITNAGESEYYTVLAQTDPDKRSKGITAFVVEKSDEGVSFGAPEKKLGIKGSPTREVYLDHVRIPGDRIIGEVGDGFSIAMKTLDHTRVTIAAQAVGVAQGALDYALGYVKERKQFGKAIAEFQGIEFMLADMGMKIEAARQLTYAAAGRSERGDKDLTFFGAAAKAFASDTAMQVTTDAVQLLGGYGFTRDYPVERMMRDAKITQIYEGTNQVQRIVMGRQLLAGIQSTL, from the coding sequence ATGAGTGACATGTTCGTGCTGTCCGAGGAGCACCAGGCGATCCGCGAGGCCGTGCGTGCCGTCGCGGAGAACAAGATCGCGCCCTACGCGGCGCAGGTCGACGAGGAGGCGCGCTACCCGCACGAGGCAGCAGCGGCCCTGCTCGCATCGGACTTCCACGCCCCCCACGTGCCCGAGGAGTACGGCGGAGCCGGCGCGGACGCGCTGGCCACGGTGCTCGTGATCGAGGAGGTCGCCCGCGTCTGCGTGTCGTCGTCCCTGATCCCCGCGGTCAACAAGCTGGGCTCTCTGCCGGTGCAGATCGGCGGCGGCGACTACGTCAAGAAGACCTACCTGAGCAAGCTCGCGGCCGGCGAGGGCGGCTTCTCGTACTGCCTGTCGGAGCCCGATGCCGGGTCCGACGCCGCGAACCAGAAGACCCGCGCCACCCGCGACGGCGACGACTGGGTCCTGAACGGCACCAAGCGCTGGATCACCAACGCCGGTGAGTCGGAGTACTACACCGTCCTGGCCCAGACCGACCCGGACAAGCGCAGCAAGGGCATCACGGCGTTCGTCGTCGAGAAGTCCGACGAGGGCGTCTCGTTCGGCGCCCCGGAGAAGAAGCTCGGCATCAAGGGCTCGCCGACCCGCGAGGTCTACCTCGACCACGTCCGCATCCCCGGCGACCGCATCATCGGTGAGGTCGGCGACGGCTTCTCGATCGCGATGAAGACCCTCGACCACACCCGCGTCACGATCGCCGCCCAGGCCGTCGGCGTGGCGCAGGGCGCGCTCGACTACGCCCTCGGCTACGTCAAGGAGCGCAAGCAGTTCGGCAAGGCCATCGCCGAGTTCCAGGGCATCGAGTTCATGCTCGCCGACATGGGTATGAAGATCGAGGCCGCCCGTCAGCTCACCTACGCGGCTGCCGGCCGCTCCGAGCGCGGCGACAAGGACCTGACGTTCTTCGGTGCCGCGGCCAAGGCGTTCGCCTCCGACACCGCGATGCAGGTCACGACCGACGCCGTGCAGCTGCTCGGCGGGTACGGCTTCACCCGCGACTACCCGGTCGAGCGCATGATGCGCGACGCCAAGATCACGCAGATCTACGAGGGCACCAACCAGGTGCAGCGCATCGTCATGGGCCGCCAGCTCCTCGCCGGCATCCAGTCGACGCTCTGA
- a CDS encoding adenylate/guanylate cyclase domain-containing protein, producing MTRSTSPPSGEPVREPRRESLRNRLLGLLLREELDRDIVAAAGDARLDPELARRLWRALGFPEPGERQAFGDADVAAFQLVTAAIQSDLLTEDTVLRLARAMGVTMARLADWEVATLVDEMERDVEVGRADSRLGVALTLAAELAPRFEDILVQVWRRHLTVAAARMEAIGANDTELRTTTMTVGFADLSRFTSLSNQLDDAALGTLVERFEERGADVITVGGGRVIKTLGDAVLYVTVDPVVATRIALELVSNVGARDDVPAIRVGLATGSVVSRLGDVFGPPVNLAARLSHVARANRVLVDDATAKALGPDFATRALPPRPLRGFGDVAPITVSQRRAFRSR from the coding sequence ATGACCCGATCCACCTCCCCGCCGTCGGGCGAACCCGTCCGCGAACCGCGTCGGGAGTCACTGCGCAACCGACTGCTCGGTCTGCTGCTGCGCGAGGAGCTCGACCGCGACATCGTCGCTGCCGCGGGCGACGCGAGGCTCGATCCGGAGCTCGCGCGACGTCTCTGGCGAGCGCTCGGCTTTCCCGAGCCGGGGGAGCGCCAGGCGTTCGGCGACGCCGACGTCGCGGCCTTCCAGCTCGTCACGGCGGCGATCCAGTCGGACCTGCTGACCGAGGACACCGTCCTGCGCCTGGCGCGCGCGATGGGCGTCACGATGGCCAGGCTCGCCGACTGGGAGGTCGCCACGCTCGTCGACGAGATGGAGCGTGACGTCGAGGTGGGCCGGGCCGACAGCCGTCTGGGGGTGGCCCTCACGCTCGCCGCTGAGCTCGCTCCGCGCTTCGAGGACATCCTGGTCCAGGTCTGGCGGCGTCACCTCACGGTGGCCGCGGCGCGCATGGAGGCGATCGGGGCCAACGACACCGAGCTCCGCACCACCACGATGACGGTGGGTTTCGCCGACCTGAGCCGGTTCACCTCGCTGAGCAACCAGCTCGACGACGCGGCGCTCGGCACGCTCGTCGAACGCTTCGAGGAACGGGGCGCCGACGTCATCACGGTGGGTGGCGGCCGGGTCATCAAGACCTTGGGCGACGCGGTGCTCTACGTCACGGTCGACCCCGTCGTGGCCACGCGGATCGCCCTCGAGCTGGTCAGCAACGTGGGTGCCCGCGACGACGTCCCCGCGATCCGCGTCGGCCTGGCCACCGGCTCGGTCGTCAGCCGGCTGGGCGACGTCTTCGGTCCGCCGGTCAACCTCGCGGCCCGGCTCTCGCACGTGGCCCGGGCCAACCGGGTGCTCGTCGACGACGCGACCGCGAAGGCCCTCGGACCGGACTTCGCGACCCGGGCCCTGCCGCCCCGACCCTTGCGGGGCTTCGGCGACGTCGCCCCCATCACCGTGTCGCAGCGCCGCGCCTTCCGCAGCCGCTGA
- a CDS encoding 5-(carboxyamino)imidazole ribonucleotide synthase gives MSRAHLAVVGGGQLARMMQQPAIALGLRIRLLAEGPDVSAAQVVADSIVGDHTVLADLERVAEGVTVVTFDHEHVPPEHLRALEAAGHAPRPGPHALLFAQDKGEMRTRLTELGVPCPRWAFVGTAEDVATFGFPAVVKTTRGGYDGKGVWVVREPADAAALFEDGALPSGARLIAEELVDFRRELSAQVARRPGGEVEVYPVVESRQADGVCAEVVAPAPELDDALAAQAAALAERIATELDVVGMLAVELFETADGRILVNELAMRPHNTGHWSIDGAVTSQFENHLRAVMDLPLGPSTPLAPWSVMVNVLGGAVPDLEAQLPVVLAAVPHAKVHLYGKAVKPGRKVGHVTVVGADLEAVLADARRAAALLTDG, from the coding sequence ATGTCACGTGCGCACCTGGCCGTCGTCGGTGGTGGCCAGCTGGCCCGGATGATGCAGCAGCCGGCGATCGCCCTGGGGCTCCGCATCCGCCTGCTCGCGGAGGGCCCCGACGTCTCCGCCGCGCAGGTCGTGGCCGACTCGATCGTGGGCGACCACACGGTGCTCGCGGACCTCGAGCGCGTCGCCGAGGGCGTCACGGTGGTCACGTTCGACCACGAGCACGTGCCGCCGGAGCACCTGCGAGCGTTGGAGGCCGCCGGGCACGCACCCCGCCCCGGCCCGCACGCACTCCTGTTCGCGCAGGACAAGGGGGAGATGCGCACGCGGCTCACCGAGCTCGGCGTCCCGTGTCCGCGCTGGGCGTTCGTCGGGACCGCCGAGGACGTCGCGACCTTCGGGTTCCCAGCGGTCGTCAAGACCACGCGCGGTGGCTACGACGGCAAGGGCGTCTGGGTCGTCCGTGAGCCCGCCGACGCCGCAGCGCTGTTCGAGGACGGGGCGCTGCCGTCGGGGGCTCGTCTGATCGCCGAGGAGCTCGTCGACTTCCGGCGGGAGCTGTCGGCGCAGGTCGCGCGGCGTCCCGGCGGCGAGGTCGAGGTCTACCCGGTGGTGGAGTCACGGCAGGCCGACGGCGTCTGTGCCGAGGTCGTCGCGCCCGCGCCCGAGCTCGACGACGCCCTCGCGGCGCAGGCCGCGGCGCTGGCCGAGCGGATCGCGACCGAGCTCGACGTCGTCGGGATGCTGGCGGTGGAGCTGTTCGAGACCGCCGACGGCCGGATCCTGGTCAACGAGCTCGCGATGCGTCCGCACAACACGGGGCACTGGAGCATCGACGGGGCCGTGACGAGCCAGTTCGAGAATCACCTGCGTGCGGTCATGGACCTCCCGCTGGGGCCCTCCACCCCACTCGCGCCGTGGAGCGTCATGGTCAACGTGCTCGGGGGAGCCGTGCCCGACCTCGAGGCGCAGCTACCCGTCGTGCTCGCCGCGGTGCCGCACGCGAAGGTCCACCTGTACGGCAAGGCGGTCAAGCCGGGCCGCAAGGTCGGCCACGTGACGGTCGTGGGGGCCGACCTCGAGGCCGTCCTGGCCGACGCCCGCCGCGCCGCGGCACTCCTGACCGACGGCTGA
- a CDS encoding PH domain-containing protein — MALSEKMLMTGEHNIQTTRTHVKALFLPFVVLLVVAFAGAFGAAQAGDAGDGYVRWVIIAIAVVVLVWFSVVPFLRWYLWTYTLTNRRVVEQKGILTRHGRVIPLSRINDVSYEKNLNDRILRSGTLIVHNAADEEGMKLDDIPSVEQFHRRISDLVFEVQNQNDD, encoded by the coding sequence ATGGCCCTGTCCGAGAAGATGCTCATGACCGGCGAGCACAACATCCAGACCACCCGGACGCACGTGAAGGCGCTGTTCCTGCCCTTCGTCGTGCTGCTCGTGGTGGCGTTCGCGGGCGCCTTCGGCGCGGCGCAGGCGGGCGACGCGGGCGACGGCTACGTCCGCTGGGTGATCATCGCGATCGCCGTCGTCGTGCTGGTGTGGTTCTCGGTGGTCCCGTTCCTGCGCTGGTACCTCTGGACGTACACCCTGACGAACCGCCGCGTCGTGGAGCAGAAGGGGATCCTGACGCGGCACGGTCGCGTGATCCCGTTGAGCCGCATCAACGACGTCTCGTACGAGAAGAACCTCAACGACCGCATCCTGCGCTCGGGCACCCTCATCGTCCACAACGCGGCCGACGAGGAGGGGATGAAGCTCGACGACATCCCCTCCGTCGAGCAGTTCCACCGCCGCATCAGCGACCTGGTGTTCGAGGTGCAGAACCAGAACGACGACTGA
- a CDS encoding aminoglycoside phosphotransferase family protein has protein sequence MSPLPFDLPAAFLAHAERDEKWAAWVDSVPGRVAHALEAWDLVVDGVPTHGPTALAVPVTTEGRPAVLTTGWPFDESRQEWLALRQWDGRGAVRLLRADPAANVLLLERLHGTDLLSLGALEACEVVAGLYGQLHVPAPARLDRLSDAVTRWTDDLAALPRSLPFPRRMVEQAIHLGRALAGDADTDGTLVHTDLRDENVLAADRAPWLAIGSRPLSGDAHYEPAPMLSNRWDEVLAARDPRSAVRRRFHTLVDVAGLDEQRARDWVVVREAHRAMWAIEDSEAGRVTAAVTIIKAVQD, from the coding sequence GTGAGCCCGCTGCCGTTCGACCTGCCGGCCGCCTTCCTCGCGCACGCGGAGCGCGACGAGAAGTGGGCCGCCTGGGTCGACTCGGTGCCGGGCCGGGTCGCCCACGCCCTCGAGGCGTGGGACCTGGTCGTCGACGGTGTGCCGACGCACGGGCCCACCGCACTGGCCGTCCCGGTGACGACCGAGGGCCGCCCGGCCGTGCTCACGACCGGGTGGCCGTTCGACGAGTCGCGGCAGGAGTGGCTCGCGCTGCGCCAGTGGGACGGGCGTGGTGCCGTGCGTCTGCTGCGCGCCGACCCCGCGGCGAACGTGCTGCTGCTCGAGCGGCTGCACGGCACCGACCTCCTCTCGCTCGGAGCCCTCGAGGCCTGCGAGGTCGTGGCCGGTCTCTACGGCCAGCTGCACGTGCCGGCGCCGGCCCGGCTGGACCGCCTGTCCGACGCGGTCACGCGATGGACCGACGACCTCGCGGCGCTGCCACGGTCCCTGCCCTTCCCGCGCCGCATGGTCGAGCAGGCGATCCACCTCGGTCGAGCCCTGGCCGGCGATGCCGACACCGACGGCACCCTGGTGCACACCGACCTGCGCGACGAGAACGTGCTGGCCGCCGACCGGGCTCCCTGGCTCGCGATCGGCTCGCGACCGCTGTCGGGCGACGCGCACTACGAGCCCGCCCCGATGCTCTCGAACCGCTGGGACGAGGTGCTCGCGGCGCGCGACCCGCGATCGGCCGTGCGGCGCCGTTTCCACACCCTGGTCGACGTCGCCGGGCTCGACGAGCAGCGGGCCCGCGACTGGGTCGTGGTGCGCGAGGCCCACCGGGCGATGTGGGCGATCGAGGACTCCGAGGCCG
- the purE gene encoding 5-(carboxyamino)imidazole ribonucleotide mutase, protein MSARVGIVMGSDSDWPVMQAAGEALAEFDVEFEADVVSAHRMPDEMLAYGRDAHGRGLEVIIAGAGGAAHLPGMLAAVTPLPVIGVPVPLKYLDGMDSLLSIVQMPAGVPVATVSIGNARNAGLLAARILAVGDPDLTQRMLDFQAGLADAARAKGAKVRGGAAGSGPAGFGPR, encoded by the coding sequence ATGAGCGCGCGCGTGGGCATCGTCATGGGGTCCGACTCCGACTGGCCGGTCATGCAGGCCGCCGGGGAGGCCCTCGCGGAGTTCGACGTCGAGTTCGAGGCCGACGTCGTCTCGGCGCACCGGATGCCCGACGAGATGCTCGCCTACGGCCGGGACGCCCACGGGCGCGGCCTCGAGGTCATCATCGCCGGTGCCGGCGGCGCCGCCCACCTGCCGGGCATGCTCGCTGCGGTCACGCCGCTGCCGGTCATCGGCGTCCCGGTGCCGCTGAAGTACCTCGACGGCATGGACTCGCTGCTCTCGATCGTGCAGATGCCGGCGGGGGTGCCCGTCGCGACGGTCTCGATCGGCAACGCGCGCAACGCGGGACTGCTCGCGGCCCGCATCCTGGCCGTGGGCGACCCCGACCTCACGCAGCGGATGCTCGACTTCCAGGCCGGCCTGGCCGACGCCGCGCGCGCCAAGGGCGCCAAGGTGCGCGGTGGTGCTGCCGGCTCCGGCCCCGCCGGCTTCGGCCCGCGCTGA
- the mqo gene encoding malate dehydrogenase (quinone) yields the protein MSENANLPTAPSSPLPDHLTTDVLLVGAGVMSATLGTMLRTLEPDWSITVLERLASPSLESSGPWNNAGTGHSALCELNYTPKLPNGDVDVSKAPIVNEQFQMSRQFWSHAVENGVLTDPSSFINPVPHVSFVQGAKNVEYLRKRHDKLSANPLFAGLELITDRDEFARRLPLMAEGRDESEDVAISWAENGTDVDFGALTQQFVDHLARTGADIRFDHHVKNLTRESDGSWRVVVKDRQNGKNVVIRAKFVFVGAGGGAIHLLQRSGIEEIKGFAGFPVSGQFLRCLDEDIAAKHQAKVYGMAAVGAPPMSVPHLDTRVIDGHRSLLFGPYAGWTPKFLKEGSFTDLPSSIRPDNLLPMAAIGVTSWSLIKYLVLELAKTRGGKVDALRVFAPEAEDQDWELITAGQRVQVVRKKGRLGGSLEFGTTVVNSADGSIAGLLGASPGASTAVAAMLDVLERCFPARFDGWRTQLKEIVPSFGTSLAENPGLLAELRTWTDATLDLTP from the coding sequence TTGTCCGAGAACGCGAACCTTCCCACCGCGCCGAGCTCGCCTCTGCCGGACCACCTCACGACCGACGTGCTCCTGGTGGGCGCCGGCGTCATGAGCGCCACCCTGGGCACGATGCTCCGGACGCTCGAGCCGGACTGGTCGATCACCGTCCTGGAGCGGCTCGCGTCGCCCTCGCTGGAGAGCTCCGGGCCGTGGAACAACGCCGGCACGGGTCACTCCGCGCTGTGCGAGCTCAACTACACCCCGAAGCTGCCGAACGGCGACGTCGACGTCTCGAAGGCGCCCATCGTCAACGAGCAGTTCCAGATGTCGCGACAGTTCTGGTCGCACGCCGTCGAGAACGGGGTGCTGACCGATCCCTCCAGCTTCATCAACCCGGTCCCCCACGTCAGCTTCGTGCAGGGCGCGAAGAACGTCGAGTACCTGCGCAAGCGCCACGACAAGCTGTCGGCCAACCCGCTGTTCGCCGGGCTCGAGCTCATCACCGACCGCGACGAGTTCGCCCGGCGCCTCCCCCTGATGGCGGAGGGCCGCGACGAGTCCGAGGACGTCGCGATCAGCTGGGCCGAGAACGGCACCGACGTCGACTTCGGCGCGCTCACCCAGCAGTTCGTCGACCACCTCGCGCGCACCGGTGCTGACATCCGCTTCGACCACCACGTCAAGAACCTGACGCGCGAGAGCGACGGGTCGTGGCGCGTCGTCGTCAAGGACCGCCAGAACGGCAAGAACGTCGTGATCCGGGCCAAGTTCGTCTTCGTCGGCGCGGGCGGCGGCGCGATCCACCTGCTGCAGCGCTCGGGCATCGAGGAGATCAAGGGCTTCGCGGGCTTCCCCGTGAGCGGCCAGTTCCTGCGCTGCCTCGACGAGGACATCGCCGCGAAGCACCAGGCCAAGGTCTACGGCATGGCCGCCGTCGGCGCCCCGCCGATGTCGGTGCCGCACCTCGACACCCGCGTGATCGACGGGCACCGCTCGCTGCTGTTCGGCCCGTACGCCGGCTGGACGCCGAAGTTCCTCAAGGAGGGTTCGTTCACCGACCTCCCGAGCTCGATCCGCCCCGACAACCTGCTGCCGATGGCCGCCATCGGCGTGACGTCGTGGTCGCTCATCAAGTACCTCGTCCTCGAGCTGGCCAAGACCCGTGGCGGCAAGGTCGACGCCCTGCGCGTCTTCGCCCCCGAGGCCGAGGACCAGGACTGGGAGCTCATCACCGCCGGTCAGCGGGTCCAGGTCGTGCGCAAGAAGGGCCGGCTCGGCGGTTCGCTCGAGTTCGGCACCACGGTCGTCAACTCCGCCGACGGCTCCATCGCCGGCCTGCTGGGTGCCTCGCCGGGCGCCTCGACGGCCGTCGCCGCGATGCTCGACGTGCTCGAGCGATGCTTCCCCGCACGCTTCGACGGGTGGCGCACGCAGCTCAAGGAGATCGTGCCGTCGTTCGGCACCTCGCTGGCCGAGAACCCCGGCCTGCTCGCGGAGCTGCGCACCTGGACCGACGCGACGCTCGACCTCACGCCCTGA